In Oscillatoria sp. FACHB-1407, the genomic stretch CCTGAATGATGCAGTCGAACAGTTCTACAGCCGCCATCATCGCTCCGGTGCGAACGCCAACCGTACCGACAGGGAGATTATTCCACAGGTGTAACCCGATAATGGCATCTACATCCGGATTTCGCAGCGCACCCTGCTCAATCATGGGTTTTGCCCCACCCGGGCCTTCTTCGGCGGGTTGAAAAATAAATTTGACGGTGCCTGCAAACGTGTGCCGATGTTTTGAAAGATAGTAAGCGGTTCCCAGTGCGATCGCCACATGACCGTCATGCCCACAGGCGTGCATCATGCCATCGTGCAGCGAGCAATAGGGCACTTGATTTTCTTCTTGAATCGGCAGTGCATCCATATCAGCCCGAATGGCTAACACAGGTCCGGGTTGGGTGCCGTGGATGACCGCTACAACCCCTGTTGTCGCGATTCCCGTCTGATGATCAATACCCCACTCCCGTAACTTACGAGTGATGAATTCAGCGGTGATATGTTCTCGAAACCCCAGTTCGGGGTACTGATGGAGCGATCGCCGCCATTGCACCAATCGAGGCTGAAGCGTGCGAATTTCTAGACGAACCCTGGAAAGCTCGGTAGATAGGGGAGTCAGCGAAGTAAAAACCATTGCTTATTAAATAGGATTTTTCGCTAAAGGTACGTGTAACCCAGAGGGTGGGGGTCTGACCCATCTTTACTGATTGTGACACCTGCCTCTTGAATTTTCCAATCCAAAAGACTAGTGATATTTGCCTGTGATAGGCAGCGTTTTCAACGCCAATTAGGCATTGAAAGAATTACGGATCTCGAAACCATCCGGTTGTTGTCATTCTTTCCTGAAGAAGTGATCGTCAGGTTTTGTGGTTTGTATCAAAAATTACAAATGTTTAATACACCCCATTTAGTCTGATGGTAAAACTGACCCTCAGGCGTTGAACATCCGCCTTTAGCCAGATCAACTCTGTACAGCAGCCCAGGCAATCAGTCCGGATGGAGTGCAAAATTAGGTGCATCCATTTCCGCTCATTTAAGTTGCCCATTCAGCAGGATTCACTCCAATGGAGCGAACTGAAGCAGGACATTTACAGTAGACGTTGGAAATTGGGGTCAATCGAAGCTAGCACCCGATTTAATTCACCTCTGAACTTTAATTCACCTCTGAACGATGTCTTTTTGACTGGGTCTTTGTAGATTCAGGATTGTAGGTTCAGAATAGATTCAGGATGAGAGTTAGCCTTATTAATTCGATCCTTCAAAGGCGAACGATAGATGGGCGTTAGCGCGCTATTTAAGTAATATTTTATACTTCTAACCTGGCACTGGCAACGGCAGTAGTCTTTCTACATCTAAACTTGACACGAGTTGAGCCAGCTTAGATAAATCAGTCAGGTCTGCAATGTAGGGCATACAGCCCAACACTGGCTTTTGAGTCAGGGATTGAATCAACGAAGGGGATGCCCACTCTAAGATGTTATCTTCGGTGCAGGGTTGGACGCAATTGAGCACAATGCCTTTTAAGTAAGCTTTACTTTGTTGAGCCAAAGCCACCTGCGCTACCGCCTGGGCGATCGCCCCCGGTTGGACAGGCACCACTAACACAATGGGAATGCGCCAATCCCACGCCAGATCTGCCAGGGTGGTTTCAGCGGTAACAGGGGTTCCCAATCCGCCCACCCCTTCGATCAGAACAAAATCTCGGCTCTGGCAGAGAGCGTCAAAAACGCGCCAGACCTTCTCTAATTTAATCTTTTGCCCTTCTCGTGCAGCTGCGATCGGTGGCACCAGCGATGCCTCAAAGCGCAGTGGTGTGATCTCATCGGGGGATTGGTGTAGGTCTAAGTGTTGGGCATAGCGATCGCGATCAGCATCCCCTACTCCCACGTCGATCGGTTTCATCACCCCTAGCGATCGAGGGAGACAATAGGTTTGCCAATAGGCAGCTAGAGCCATCGTTAAGACAGTTTTTCCCACGCGGGTATCAGTGCCCGCTATCAACAGTGCATTCAAAATAAACCCTACTGACTATCGGTAACGCTGACTCTTAAGGTAAAGTCTACCTCCTGATTACCCAGCACATCAATGGCATAGTCTCCACTTTCGGGTAATTGCGCCTGCCAGAAGACTACACCCGATGCATCTTCTACCAATTGTCCATTGGGGTAATAGATATTGAGTGATCCTGCACCCTCAATCAGTTCAACATTGAGGATTTGACCTGCACGAGCATTCACCAGATATCGCTGAATCAAGAGGTCACTCGCCCGGTCAGACACTTCGGTTTGAGTTTCCCCATCCGGGAAGTTGAGCCGTTGGGTGTTGACTTCCGGTTCAGGGGGTGGCGTTGGGGTGGGAGTCGGGGTGGGAGAGGGTTCCGGAGCCTCCAAGTTAAGGTTAAGTCGGTAGTTCGTGCGATCGACCCCTTGCACTGGGCTTAATTGCAAGTAGTAGTCGCCGTTAAAGTTGAGGGTTCCTTGCCACGATTGGACTCGGTTGGAGCGATCGTCTACTAACTCTCGATTGGGGGCTAATACCGTCATTAGCACCCCTTCCCCTTCCAGGTCGGCAGATAAAATTTCGCCCTGTTCCGCTGAGATGATATAGGTAATTGTCTCATTGGCTCTGAGACTACCCTCTGCGGTCGTAGCTGCCCCCGGTGCGAGATTTAACCGTTGGCTAAATTGAACGGGTTGGCTGGATTGGGTTGGAGTGGGAGTCGGGGTTACTGAAACCGTGACGCTTGGTGTCGGAGATGCAACGGGAGTCGGTTGAGTATTCAGAATCGCACTCACCACTGCCCAGGCTCCAATTCCAGTGACCACTGCCAGTCCCATGCCAATGCCAATGACTGCCCAGGGGTTATCCCACACCGACTGCTCCGTGGCTACGGGAACCATGGGGTCAGGGTTGCGGGGATTGCGTCCTACGGGAGCCGGATCAGGGCGACGACCTACCGCTAACGTTTGCATCTGCGAGACATTGGGTTGGGGGGCTGTACCGACGGGTGCGCCAGCAGTTGCCACAGGCATAGATGGGGGCATCGCTGCTGGGTTGAGCATTGCCTGCAAGGCTTGAGCAACTTCACTCACCGACTGATAGCGATCGCCCGGTCGATAGCTCAACATCCGGTTCAAAATCTGAGCAAACCCCGGACTGACATTCACCAATCGCTGCCAGTGCCAGGTCAGATTGACATCATCGTAGAGTTCCTGGGGTTCTCGCCCGGTCAGCAGCACGATCGCAGTCACCGCCAGAGAATAAAGGTCACTGTTGGGATACGCTCGCCCAGTCTGCATCTGCTCACTGGGGGCATAGCCCAACTTGCCAACCGTGGTCGCCTGCGTCATGGTTTGGGTCGCCTGCACGCGGGTAACAATCTCTTTGACCACACCAAAATCAATCAACACCGGAAGCTGGTCTTGTTGCCGCAGGATAATGTTGTCGGGGGCGATGTCGCGATGAATAATACCCTTACTGTGAATGTGAGCCAGGACTGGGAGCAGTTGTCGCACCAATAGAAGAACTTCGGCTTCAGAAAACGCCAGTCCTTGCGGTTTGCGCTCATTTAACAGGGTGCGGTAAGTCTTGCCATCGACGTAATCTTGCACGAGAAAGAGCCGCTGGTTTTCCTCAAATGTGGCGCGAAATTGAGGAATTTGAGGATGTTGAATCTGATAGAGAATTGCCGCTTCGCGTTGAAATAGCTCTTTCGACTTCTCCAGGGCATACGCTCCGATCTGAGTCGGAATAAACTCTTTAAGAGCGCACTTTTCCTGGAAGCGTCCTAAATCCTCTGCCAAGTAGGTACGCCCAAAGCCTCCCTGACCCAGAATGCTGAGCAGACGGTAGCGATTTTGTAAAACAGTTCCAGCAGAAATAGGTGGTTGCATGGCAGATTGAGTCAGCCCTCACAAACAAAACGCTCAATTCGTCACAGATCGCGATTCGTCTCCTATGGAGAATCGATTCACCATAGTGGAAACACGATGCCTTAGCCAAAATCCGGTAAGGCAAATGGTTCATCTCGTCATGAGCTTAGTACTGCTATTCACAGATAGAGTTCGGAAATAAAACCAGGGAGGTGTGGGAGCTATGCCCCCAAGCAGGGGTGGAACCCCTGCACCCGAAATTCCCACCCTTGATTTGCGACGAGTTGTACTTAGTATTGCTCATAAGACGGACATTTCATCATAGCGTTCGGAATCCCCTTTTGCTGAGAGTTCCAGTTGCCTAGAAATATTAAAAAATTCTGTCGATTATGCTAACTTTTATTAAGATTCCCCACCTACTCCTACGAGGAAATGTGCGATGTCTTTCGAGATCCCAGAGTCAGTTAAAGTTTGGAGCCAATTTGCTCATCCCATCATGATGTGGGCGTTGTTGGCACTCACCCTCTATGCCCTCTACTTAGGGGTTCAAATTCGTCGTACCCGCTCTGCCCAAGGAGATCAGAAGAAGCAGTTGATTCAGGGGCGGTTTAACATTAAACATCACCAGATTGGCTCTGCCCTGCTGACCTTTATGGTG encodes the following:
- a CDS encoding M20 metallopeptidase family protein, coding for MVFTSLTPLSTELSRVRLEIRTLQPRLVQWRRSLHQYPELGFREHITAEFITRKLREWGIDHQTGIATTGVVAVIHGTQPGPVLAIRADMDALPIQEENQVPYCSLHDGMMHACGHDGHVAIALGTAYYLSKHRHTFAGTVKFIFQPAEEGPGGAKPMIEQGALRNPDVDAIIGLHLWNNLPVGTVGVRTGAMMAAVELFDCIIQGKGGHGAMPHQTVDSIVVGAQIVSALQTIVARNLDPLKSGVVTVGKFHAGAALNVIADTAELSGTVRYFDPGLTDFFNQRFEEIIAGICQSYGARYELNYRKLYPPVINNEAITNLVTSVVENVIETPLGIVPECQTMGGEDMSFFLQEVPGCFFFLGSANATKGLDYPHHHPRFDFDEIALGIGVEIFVRCVERYCALA
- the bioD gene encoding dethiobiotin synthase, whose translation is MNALLIAGTDTRVGKTVLTMALAAYWQTYCLPRSLGVMKPIDVGVGDADRDRYAQHLDLHQSPDEITPLRFEASLVPPIAAAREGQKIKLEKVWRVFDALCQSRDFVLIEGVGGLGTPVTAETTLADLAWDWRIPIVLVVPVQPGAIAQAVAQVALAQQSKAYLKGIVLNCVQPCTEDNILEWASPSLIQSLTQKPVLGCMPYIADLTDLSKLAQLVSSLDVERLLPLPVPG
- a CDS encoding serine/threonine-protein kinase, with the translated sequence MQPPISAGTVLQNRYRLLSILGQGGFGRTYLAEDLGRFQEKCALKEFIPTQIGAYALEKSKELFQREAAILYQIQHPQIPQFRATFEENQRLFLVQDYVDGKTYRTLLNERKPQGLAFSEAEVLLLVRQLLPVLAHIHSKGIIHRDIAPDNIILRQQDQLPVLIDFGVVKEIVTRVQATQTMTQATTVGKLGYAPSEQMQTGRAYPNSDLYSLAVTAIVLLTGREPQELYDDVNLTWHWQRLVNVSPGFAQILNRMLSYRPGDRYQSVSEVAQALQAMLNPAAMPPSMPVATAGAPVGTAPQPNVSQMQTLAVGRRPDPAPVGRNPRNPDPMVPVATEQSVWDNPWAVIGIGMGLAVVTGIGAWAVVSAILNTQPTPVASPTPSVTVSVTPTPTPTQSSQPVQFSQRLNLAPGAATTAEGSLRANETITYIISAEQGEILSADLEGEGVLMTVLAPNRELVDDRSNRVQSWQGTLNFNGDYYLQLSPVQGVDRTNYRLNLNLEAPEPSPTPTPTPTPPPEPEVNTQRLNFPDGETQTEVSDRASDLLIQRYLVNARAGQILNVELIEGAGSLNIYYPNGQLVEDASGVVFWQAQLPESGDYAIDVLGNQEVDFTLRVSVTDSQ